Part of the Ictalurus furcatus strain D&B chromosome 10, Billie_1.0, whole genome shotgun sequence genome, CAGGATAATAAAAAGGAGAATGCCAGCAGCACATCTGAACCCATTATGTCTCTCAGCTTTAATAAAACTCTGTACATTTCCAGGGTACGTTTTAACAGGTAACAGATCAGGATTCTAACTCCATAGTCTGGAACATGGCATAATGCTGTATCCAGCTTAACTTAAATTCAGAATtacatcattttattcattcaatctaaaaaaaaatttttaaataatttttttaaaaaaatcaacgcTTCCATGAAAGCTTGGATGGAAACAAGCTAGCCGGTTAACCTTGGCCATATGAGCGCTATTTAAAGTTCATGATATagacaatatggccaaaagtatgtggacacatggCCATCACACCCACCACAAAGTGTGGTCCATGAAGAcgcgagttcttccactccaaccatgGCAAACCGAGTTTGAGCACGGAATGAGCACAattccccacagccacactccaaaatctagtggaaagccttcccaggagAGTggtggttattataacagcaaagagggactaaatctagaatgggaCGTCCAAAAAGCACAtaggggtgtgatggtcaggtgttcacatacttttggctatacagtgtatttaaatgtgtgcaaaTTTCACTCTTTAAGagatttataaaacatttacagtgggggggaataagtattgaacgcgtcaaaatttttttcagtaaacatatttccaatgaggctattcacatgaaattttcacaagaatttggtattaactcaagaaatccacacatatcaTTAAAGTCCAtcaatgaagttatgtgtaataaagaggaatgacacaggaaaaagtatcgaacacgctaactgaaatgtatttaatacttagtggagaagcctttgtttgtaatgactgcttgaagacgcttcctgtatgaagaaattaattggccgcagtattcaggaatgattttggcccattcttctaaacatattgtctttaaatcttgttcaattagattcagtatatttaatatattgtgGTGTAGGGATTGGAGTAGAAAGTGCTGCAGCAGGGATGTCTAAAAGGTCAtgtccaaataaaataaacactttaaaaacacaaaatgtaacAAATTCCTGTGCAGTTATGATTATTCTATTCGGTGTTGATCCAAATAAAAgtattaaactgtgtgtgtgtgtgtgtgtgtttattcttaCCGTTGTTGTAGGActgcaggaacatctgaagCAGGCTGAAACTGCCTCCTGTTAAATCCAGTAACACATTGCCAATGCTCCACCCTTCTGTGCTTTGTCTGCGATAGTTCATGTAAGCCTAAAAATGGTTAATGTGAGACAattataaatcataaacataGCTACAAGCAGTGACTAGCGGGTCCAAGCACCAAGGGTGTGGCAACGTCAGTTGCACGACATCCCAATGAGGTATCAGTGAAGACAACTGGTGGTAAAGGTCTGATACGAACTGGATGAATCCACTCCAGAAAGAGTATTTAAAAGTTTAGTCTAATGAAGTTTAGCGtcacttcctgctgccagttAGTGGCGCCATGACAGTGAATCACTACTGACATGTGATTGTGTCTACGCACCATTAATATAACATAAATGTGAACTTTAGGCCACAATGCATATGCACAATTGCGTGGCACAACGATTGATTGTTTCGTCATGGTCACACCATTTGAGATATCTAAAATTCATTCTAAAATTAATTAGCATGGATATCTTGATGTCATCCTGACCAAACCTGGTATGAACTGGATGAACCCTCTAGGAGGAGTATGCATAAGTTTGGTAcaataataagaaaaagaatCTTGCCAAAAAAACAATAGGGTCCTTTctacctttggtgcttggaccccaataaacaaatacatgtgCTAAATTCTTAATTCAAGCTTCTTTAAGACATAGTAGTCTATTGGGCTATGAAAGACCAATAGCCAAAGCTGCCTTAatgtttaacatgtaacattttaaaaagctttgcGCACTCTTATGGAAATCTTAACTTCAACAACATAAGACCTGATTGTATTTCAAGTAATAAACTTTCTCAAAGGCTTCCATGTAAGAGTACAAAAAAAAGCCATACCTGAGGGACATACTTAATCAGTGTTATGCCAAGTTTAATGTAGGAGAAGTAGTACAGGTAAGTGAGCCACGAGATCTTCTGAGCAATAGCAACAAAAAATGTGACGAAAGCGAACGTCCAAGAGACCACCAGGAAAAAAATGGCCACCTTGGACACCTTTTGGCCTCCtctctaaacaaaacaaacaaaaaagttttcaGATTTCAGATATTGATGCTAAGGGTCCAAATGCATAACGGGTGCTTAAGTAgtgttacatatacatattgatTTCTtctaaaatgtacaaattgtacGCACTTAtgtatgcattattttattcgatacatgaacatgaaacaaaaacaggcCTGGTCTGACCTCGTATATTGCACACTGGCAGATGTAGATCAGAGTAAGGACCACTGCATGCAGACTGAAAAACACATCATTGGCATCCACTGGATTGACCCCATTTGGATTTCCCTTCAAGAATTCTTCCTGTTGATATAGTTATTCATAAAGAATTATTAAATAACTCCTGGGAAAATGTCACCTGATAACTTTTCATGTTTGTAAAGAAACTTCATCAACAAAAGTTTGTTGCAGTACAGATAATGCAATGATGTACTACACATAATGAAAGATTATTTGGTGTctaatgaatcaaaaacaagGTCGATTCTGTGTTTACCTTTATGTAAGGTATCCAAAAGAGGCCGATATTGAAGACACTGTAGGCAATGAATCCGGTGAGGTTGAGGGCGAGAAAATCAAAGCTCAGGCCCACCACGctgtaaaataatattacagTATTGATTCAGATAAAGTGGAACATGTAGCCAAATCATAATACTAGTAACCATTTCTACCTCCGTCTTTTCCAGTTGTCAAACGCCTGCGGATAGAAGGAAATAGACCAGGCCAGAAAGTAGATCCAGCCGATGATTTGGTTGATGATGTCGAGAATATTGCTTCTGATTACCACAAATCTGATTCGAGTTTGTAGGCTACGGATGAAAAGTAGTTATAGAACATGGAAGTTAGAATCCTTGTCATCAGCTGAAGAATTGAACATGACCATACATCAGGATACCATAACATACTGGTAAAGCCATGctgaggaaatgtactgtaACCAGATACTGTGACTGAATTTGATAAATATCGTAATGTGATATTTATCTGCTCTGCTACCATTTATCTCATCTGCTcccattggtgtgcgagtgtgtgtgagagtatgggtgaatgagacacagtgtaaagcgctttggataaaagcgctatataagtgcagaccatatacatatatatgaatatttatttcattttttataaagtacagtacattttcatggtagagtctgtactgtttattcttgtaataaagttcagcgatATTTCACTTTGAGCGTTGTGTTTTCATTCCGTATCAATTTTTAAAACTATCGATTGATTAATCGGTTAACAGCAGGTACCGCCCAAcagtatcggtaaaatccaatATCGGTCAACCTTTACTTCTGGAAGTCTGAATCTGATTTTGGCGTTCCTTTTTGTGAGGAAGAAAAGGAGCActtgctttttgtgtttttatgagatAACTGCTAAACCTGACAATTATacctttttttagtttgttgattttttttttcttttctttaaacatCATTAGAACTGACCTAGCAACGTCCCCCTGTCATGTCAGCACCGCAGACATCCCCTAACTTCTTCCaggaataacaaaaatgtaccatcaaccaacaaaattaTCACCATGCACTCTACGcacataaatatttcaatacaAGTATGTTTAATGCTTTCCTTCAGAAAAGAACCAGAAAAAAAGCAGTCAGTAGTAATCATGTGAAGCTTTGATCTAACTGAAGTGCAACCCAAAGACACGGATTAATGATATGCTGCATACCTTTGGATTTCAGTGTTGTTGCTGTACAGATAAGCGGTGACCTGTCCGACGTGTTTCGCTTGCACTTCAAAATAGGTCGATACATTTTCTGCTGTCAAAACAACCTGCGGAGCCAAACCGAGTGAAAACGCAGTTTCAAACAAACGCAGTATGAAGTTTCGGTTCAAAGTAAAAGTAACGAGGCATTGTATGTGCCATAACGCCCGGCTTAGCTTACCTCTCCTGGAAGATGAATtattgaagaggtgtttgttgagtgatatgtaatattgaagaAGATGTAAACGGTAACATTCAGAGGAGaactgcaacaacaaaaaaaaataaaaggaaatgaaagtaaatgaatttGAATGTTTTCAGCACTACACTCAAAGGCTGTTTAACCGAAATATATATCTGCATTAAGATCATAAATAATCAGACAGACTGACAACACATGCAGTATTTGAGTGCTTGTCACACCTTGCTGTAATGGTGATATTTTTAGAGACTTTCTCCTCCAAATCAACAACTTCTGGAGCACTCAGGTACACTCTGTCGTCTGTATAGAGATCAGAGAATACAATGATATGTTAGGATCATACCATACCACCTGCACTATGAATTAGgttcaataataaaaagttaAGACTCACCACAAAATGCCGTGGATgcccacacagacagaaacagcAGTGCTACTTCTCGTGTCTGCATCTTCTTCAGCTCAGCCTGCGTGGAAGGAAGCGGACAGACTGCTATTATTAACACAACTACTTcctcaaatgaacaaataacACCCAGCTAAGGTACAATGACGCTGCCATACAGATAGCTAAGCCAACATACAGTATGGGGTAAGATATCCATTTTAGCGCTGCCGAGCTACATCTCCCcagctctttttctctctctctctctctctctctctctctcgtcattAATAAACCGTGTCTATAACTACACGAAAGGCTACCATACTTTGAATAAACGTGTTCAATggaaaaacaagaaatgaaaacaattacCAGCGTCTACATAATATTAAGTGTCTCACTGTGCAGCCATTTCATGATCATATGACATAAACCAGCTGACTTGGAGATGACGCGAGTCACGTGTTCATAACAGAGCCCGGTGTGTATCGCTGCAGCCCGGAGACCGCCAAGTGGGAGGTACTTAACGCCAAGTGGGAGGTACTTACCTCCAAGTGGGAGGTACTTATGCCACAAGCGGGAGGTACTTACCTAAGTGAGAGATACCAACCGCCAAGTGGGAGGTACTTAACTCCAGATGGGAGGTACTTAACTCCAGATGGGAGGTACTTAACGCCAGGTGGGAGAGAAAATGGGCGAAAATCCAGAAGTGATTGCATGGATGCGGAAATTCCCAATCGCCCCGAGTGCGCGGTGATAAAAGATGACAAAAACACCGACTTAAAACTAAATAGCAACTCTTCTTCTtgtagttttaatttaatttcttacaGCTTTGTTGTTGATGGCAAGTATGCGGAAGTCCCCAATCGCCCCGAGTGCGCGGTGATAAATGACCGGAAGTAGCGACACTAGTgaaaaaacacagatttaaaactaaatattaaCACTTTTTCTTATAGGTTTAATTTAACATCTTACAGCCTTGTCGTTATTGTATGCATGTCCAAAGCCATTCTACTGGCTgaagtttatataataattgtctaatattaaatattaattttaaaattcaaCAGTATCACGATGGAAGCAAACTTAAAACGAGATCTAACTGTACTCAGTGAGGTGAATGTGTAACAACATTACAACAGACAATTTTTTATTGCTCACTGAGTTTGTTTCTAGGTGAACTATTCATTCACAACAAAATCTACTACAAAATATGTACAAGTtactcagaaataaaaactacatcgtacatatatttacagtacataccCTTACCAGCGTAACCTGGTGCATACACAAGCACATTATAAaacggattttaaaaaaagtcttttaacaaattaatatttaaaatgtaataccTGCAAGTTTACCTGTTTAACTCGGTCAAGCCACCGTATTtcctctggggaaaaaaaacaacagtttaacCCAACATGACAGACACTACAGTAACCAATCAAAGTCCTCTGGAGGGTTGTACAGCCCACCTGGAGCTAAAGTCCCACCCATTTGGAGCTGACCCTCCAATTTGGAGCTTACCCTCCCATTTGGAGCTGACCCTCCCATTTGGAGCTGACCCGATATAAGATAGAATTAATGAAGAGATATGCAACTATTACTTATGAATTGAAGAGATCTGATACTATTAATTGTAAACTGACACgatatgagattattatatcattatcaTATGAGACTATTATACCATCACAGAACACTaatggtccatccatccattttctataccgcttatccttcagggtcacgggaagcctatcccagggaacatggggcacaaggcggggtacaccctggacagggtgctaatccatcgcagggcacaatcacatacacattcacacactagagacactttggaaatgccaatcagcctaccatgcattggactgggggaggaaaccagagtacccagagaacatgtaaactctgcgcacacacagggcaacaattaccattaccattattggtccttgaTGATATAGACTAGATATGACatacagaaggcaacaaattatcTGAGACCTaaagggaccattacagtttccattaaaaccaatccAATCcgcattataaccattaaacccATTAAAATTCTAttagggtttctattgttttttttgttcaattgttttcatttgttgatATCGCACAAAAatgtgttatattatatatgtggaaatatataattaatgcaCTGAACTGCTTATAAAAAGTGTACATTGCATCACTCTACAATAGGAACATATGCCCCACATGTCCACCAGAGGGCACAGTCACCAGAATTCATTCGATTACTAGTTACTTCTGCCATTGTCTGGACTATTAAAAAACAATCCTAGCATTCAGTCACTTTTTCACGTGCTGTATTGCACAGTGGGTCTGAACTGTGAAACCCCACCAGATTACTTTGTATTTTTAACCCTGGGCTGTTTACTGTCTTGGATTATCCCTAGTGCCTGTTTGGCCCAACTACTTGTTTTTGGATATTATAAGGTTTATTTACCCCGTCTTTTGAATTATGATATTTGTCTTGGATGTTTGTCTTGGATGTCTTTTTCTGATAAACCACACTGCTCATGGCTCCCCTAAACTCCATCTGtagtttatataatttatatctAGTTTAAATTATTATCTGGATGCAGTGACACAGTAGATATTAGAGATGCGCTGATATTAAATTTCTCAGcagatacgataaccgattattcggagtgatatcggccgataaccgataccgatagttctgccatTTATGCctccttttaaatgaataataattaattcacaattctgaaggaaatgcaaataaaaactttcttctctccatttcaacaagttgtttcacagtaactggtctcataaacacaaaacactttactctaattaacattaacacatgaactcaattctgaagattaaagtaagatttcttaacttattgaatgttattaattcatattaacattgactgaatactgaaaaacctcctgttagactcacattcactctccacaaacacaagcatttctacttcatcattaaatATCAAAgtggtcatatataatatcaactttttatatatattaacattaactggatatgaaatacactactcttcaaatatatttttctgtgcaatatatactttttttgtcaattcatcctcatttaaatatttcaacagtgtactggtgctttaattcagcgcgagcagtggtaataaaaaaattttttgacttgacccgaaactcccgcttcactgctgcagcgtccggtgtaaaattttagcagtgcagagtcAACCATTAGCTTACTCTCAGCGAACACGCGAAGGTGAAGTGCTGTTGTGTAtggcatcaaacagttgcttgacaatagcagcaaatgacagcagTCCTGAGAGGAAACACTGCTTTGTGtcacatggtcattcaaatgtgtaaatgttggCAGAAGGTACAttcgtggcatctgatatttaattttattccatggacagtcaaaagaatgtaggaagaAATGTCAAATGTGGACAGAATGAAATCACTTttattgatatatatttatgtgatgctaataatgtgtctttttcagtgtattaaagtctgcattcatagtaacactgttttgaacatGAAGaatagatcatattgctttagATCATatatccccccaccccccaccccccccccccacacacaaaatttcaatgggattcaaatccaggctttttctagaccattccataaccctcagtttcttctttttgagccattccttggtggatttgctggtgtgcttaGCATCATTATCCCGTTGAAAGGTTCACTTTTGGTTCAGCTTCAACTtttggcctcacattatcttcaagcactctttgatatgatgcagaattcatagttgaatcaatgaatgcaagctgtccagtccctgaggctgtgaagcaaccccaaaccataacatttccaccactgtgcttttGGTATGAGCTGCTTCTCCTGAAACGCTGtttttggtctgtgccaaacgtGTCTGTTGTTACTGTGGTCAAACAGCTCTATCtatgattcatctgtccagagcacattattccaaaaggtatgtctttgcttatacagtgggggaaataagtattgaacacgtcaacatttttttcagtaaatatatttccaatgaggctattcacatgaaattttcaacagacatcagtattaactcaagaaatccacaaatatatagAATTCACAactttaaagtccataaataaagttatgtgtaataaagtagaaTGACACCGGAAAAacgtattgaacacactaagaaaaagcagttctccaaggcaaggtaagacaaggaaccagctgaaatccgtaagtaattatacctcctatctgtgcaaattaatatcagctgggttagtaaattgatggtctataaaaaggcttttcattaccaaggtgtcacacaagaaacatctcatgatgggtaaaagcaaagagctctcctaagaccttcacaaccttattgttgtgaaacatattgatggaatcggatacagacgcaTGTCAAAACTTCttaatcttccagtaagcaccattggggccattatctgcaagtggaagcaacatcactccgtcatcatccgaccacacacaggagcttctcacaagatttctgaccaggcagtcagaagaatagtcagaagagtagcccaagagccaaggaccactcggaaagataCTTAatacttctccactaagtattaaataaatttcagctaGCATGTTCAATAAGTTTTTCTTGTATCATTCCTCTttttacacataacttaatttatggactttaatgttttgatttctttatatgtgtggatttcttgagttaatactaaagtcttgtgaaaatttcatgtgaatagtgtcattgaaaaaaatgttgacgcgtccaatagttatttcccccactgtatgctCATTTGCagactgtagtcttgcaaaggatttatcctggcacacctcctataaatttgtgcaatctgtttctgattgtagaagcatccactttgacaccaacagttgcaagacttactcaCAGATCCTGAGATGAAATTTTGCGGTTCTTGgaaacttctttttgcatcagacggtctgctcttgggctgaatttgcaggAACGGACAGTTCTGGATGAATTGacagtcatttaaaatctgCTCCACTTGTAGATTTtgttccttacagtggaatgatgtattttaaataatttggggatccttttaaatcccttgccagacatccacaaccttttttctgaaggccttacagaactctttagatcttggcatgatgacaccacacacctcaatagcaaagggaacaccagacactagatatgagcggagaataaataagaccggttccacctgcactccctaagcaagTTCTAATCACTGGCTTGA contains:
- the ctns gene encoding cystinosin isoform X2, translating into MQTREVALLFLSVWASTAFCDDRVYLSAPEVVDLEEKVSKNITITASSPLNVTVYIFFNITYHSTNTSSIIHLPGEVVLTAENVSTYFEVQAKHVGQVTAYLYSNNTEIQSLQTRIRFVVIRSNILDIINQIIGWIYFLAWSISFYPQAFDNWKRRSVVGLSFDFLALNLTGFIAYSVFNIGLFWIPYIKEEFLKGNPNGVNPVDANDVFFSLHAVVLTLIYICQCAIYERGGQKVSKVAIFFLVVSWTFAFVTFFVAIAQKISWLTYLYYFSYIKLGITLIKYVPQAYMNYRRQSTEGWSIGNVLLDLTGGSFSLLQMFLQSYNNDQWKLIFGDPTKFGLGIFSIFFDIIFMIQHYCLYRSKDPVYQVLSGD
- the ctns gene encoding cystinosin isoform X1, whose translation is MDILPHTAELKKMQTREVALLFLSVWASTAFCDDRVYLSAPEVVDLEEKVSKNITITASSPLNVTVYIFFNITYHSTNTSSIIHLPGEVVLTAENVSTYFEVQAKHVGQVTAYLYSNNTEIQSLQTRIRFVVIRSNILDIINQIIGWIYFLAWSISFYPQAFDNWKRRSVVGLSFDFLALNLTGFIAYSVFNIGLFWIPYIKEEFLKGNPNGVNPVDANDVFFSLHAVVLTLIYICQCAIYERGGQKVSKVAIFFLVVSWTFAFVTFFVAIAQKISWLTYLYYFSYIKLGITLIKYVPQAYMNYRRQSTEGWSIGNVLLDLTGGSFSLLQMFLQSYNNDQWKLIFGDPTKFGLGIFSIFFDIIFMIQHYCLYRSKDPVYQVLSGD